In a single window of the Methanofollis ethanolicus genome:
- the hypD gene encoding hydrogenase formation protein HypD gives MATGDKLKAALHEIVDRNYTFMHICGTHEAAIARSGLRSVLPEGLHIVMGPGCPVCITPQGEIDAALEFVEKGCIVATYGDLLRVPGTKGTLESCGGDVRVVQGIHKAVEIAEKTDKEVVFISVGFETTVPTVAATILSHPPENFSILSCHRLVPPAMQWLLEQGEASLDGFLLPGHVCVVAGYEEYEQFPVPQVVGGFEPEDILLGLLMLVKQVKEGRHEVENAYPRAVCREGNPKAKALISEVFDTVDVEWRGFPVIPKSGLCLKDKFSQYDARKKFDIEIKHVEKVSGCICDRVLRGIAQPTDCKLFGKVCTPRTPVGPCMVSHEGACKIWNLYHVRHL, from the coding sequence ATGGCAACAGGAGACAAACTGAAGGCTGCGCTCCACGAGATCGTGGACCGTAACTATACGTTTATGCACATCTGCGGCACGCACGAGGCTGCCATCGCCAGATCCGGTCTGCGCAGCGTCCTCCCCGAGGGCCTGCACATCGTGATGGGGCCGGGCTGTCCTGTCTGTATCACACCGCAGGGAGAAATCGACGCCGCCCTTGAGTTTGTCGAGAAAGGGTGTATCGTCGCCACCTACGGCGACCTCCTCCGGGTCCCGGGCACGAAGGGCACTCTTGAGTCCTGTGGTGGGGACGTGCGCGTGGTGCAGGGCATCCACAAGGCCGTCGAGATCGCGGAGAAGACCGATAAGGAGGTCGTCTTCATATCGGTCGGCTTCGAGACGACTGTCCCGACGGTCGCCGCGACCATCCTCTCCCACCCGCCCGAGAACTTTTCCATCCTCTCCTGTCACCGCCTTGTCCCGCCGGCGATGCAGTGGCTCCTCGAACAGGGCGAGGCCTCCCTCGACGGCTTCCTCCTCCCGGGCCATGTCTGCGTGGTGGCGGGATACGAAGAATACGAGCAGTTCCCGGTACCGCAGGTCGTCGGCGGCTTCGAGCCCGAGGACATCCTCCTCGGCCTCCTGATGCTGGTGAAACAGGTGAAGGAAGGAAGGCACGAGGTCGAGAACGCCTACCCGCGTGCGGTCTGCCGGGAGGGGAACCCAAAGGCGAAGGCACTCATCTCCGAGGTTTTCGACACGGTCGATGTCGAGTGGCGGGGTTTCCCGGTGATCCCGAAATCAGGGCTCTGCCTGAAAGACAAATTTTCCCAATACGATGCCAGAAAAAAATTCGATATCGAGATCAAGCACGTCGAGAAGGTCTCGGGCTGCATCTGCGACCGGGTCCTGCGGGGGATCGCACAGCCGACCGACTGCAAACTCTTCGGGAAAGTCTGCACCCCGAGGACGCCGGTCGGCCCCTGCATGGTCAGCCACGAGGGCGCCTGCAAGATCTGGAACCTCTATCATGTCCGTCATCTCTGA
- a CDS encoding CHASE4 domain-containing protein has translation MKILTFIAIVTICTALALIAGIFGAAHLILDQNLEMSETETMSEDFTLVRHGLRAQLDDLTLLCTDYATWDDTYAFVQSPHEAYLRSNLVPETFCLSHLDTILIFDAEGALLYGAAYDRPNRSLVPADPALLTYLRAHGISPAVASSGEVTTGLVPLPQGPMMVSAAPVLRSSGEGPAQGTLVFGRDLAGGEAARIRDITGLDITFFLPGDPAALAGIAGTDLPNGENTPVIVRSPDGATISGVARITDIAGEPALFARLDTPRDGYFRNRDIISALVAVIVAVCAGFGLLLIGTIYFTVIRRFEDISRTVTAIRKDQDFSHRLPPGKTDEMMMLSTSVNDLLSFLEEYIAEKERAKQILEESREKYCQLFQTATDAITIIRRGQFSDCNQRALEMLGWQKEEMVLHSPLDISPEFQPDGRRSAEAWQEYYDRACRHDSPRFEWRTLRQDGTYVDTEVTLTRFDLASAPYLLAIARDITGRKEEERLKAEAFARIEENLEQFAILNDEIRNPLQVIQAVIEMHAGDEKEIVLEQVRRIDRLVDDLDAGYIESEKVRDFLKKHYHFGKKE, from the coding sequence ATGAAGATACTGACATTCATCGCCATCGTCACCATCTGTACGGCACTCGCCCTGATCGCCGGCATCTTCGGGGCAGCGCACCTCATACTCGACCAGAACCTTGAGATGTCAGAGACTGAGACAATGAGCGAGGACTTTACCCTCGTGCGACATGGACTCAGGGCGCAACTCGACGACCTCACACTCCTCTGCACGGACTACGCCACATGGGACGACACCTACGCCTTTGTCCAGAGCCCGCACGAGGCCTATCTCCGGTCGAACCTCGTCCCGGAGACCTTCTGCTTATCTCACCTTGACACGATTCTGATCTTCGACGCCGAAGGCGCCCTCCTCTACGGAGCCGCGTATGACCGTCCAAACAGGAGCCTCGTCCCCGCAGACCCAGCCCTTCTCACGTACCTGCGTGCACATGGCATTTCTCCCGCTGTTGCGTCGTCCGGCGAGGTCACCACAGGACTGGTCCCCCTCCCGCAGGGGCCGATGATGGTCTCGGCCGCGCCCGTGCTCAGGAGTTCGGGGGAAGGCCCCGCACAGGGCACGCTCGTATTCGGGCGCGATCTTGCCGGGGGCGAGGCTGCCAGGATCCGGGATATCACCGGCCTCGACATCACCTTCTTCCTGCCCGGAGACCCTGCGGCACTCGCCGGCATTGCCGGGACCGACCTCCCCAACGGCGAGAACACCCCTGTGATCGTCAGGTCTCCTGACGGCGCGACGATCTCGGGGGTGGCCCGTATCACAGACATCGCCGGCGAACCGGCACTTTTCGCACGCCTTGACACGCCGCGGGATGGATATTTCAGGAACCGTGATATCATCTCCGCCCTCGTCGCCGTCATCGTCGCGGTCTGTGCGGGTTTCGGCCTCCTTCTCATCGGTACGATCTACTTCACGGTCATCCGCCGTTTTGAAGATATCAGCAGAACGGTCACAGCGATCCGAAAGGATCAGGACTTCTCCCACCGCCTCCCCCCCGGAAAGACCGACGAGATGATGATGCTCTCCACATCGGTCAACGACCTCCTCTCCTTCCTTGAAGAGTACATCGCGGAAAAGGAGAGAGCAAAACAGATCCTTGAGGAGTCGAGGGAGAAATACTGCCAGTTGTTCCAGACGGCCACTGATGCGATCACCATCATCCGCAGAGGCCAATTTTCAGACTGCAACCAGAGGGCGCTGGAGATGCTCGGCTGGCAGAAGGAAGAGATGGTCCTCCACTCCCCGCTCGATATCTCCCCGGAATTCCAACCCGACGGCAGGCGGTCTGCGGAGGCGTGGCAGGAGTATTATGACAGGGCGTGCAGGCACGATTCTCCCCGTTTCGAGTGGCGGACCCTGAGACAGGACGGCACATATGTCGATACCGAGGTCACCCTCACGCGCTTCGACCTGGCGTCAGCACCCTATCTCCTTGCCATCGCGCGGGACATCACCGGGAGAAAGGAGGAGGAAAGGCTCAAGGCAGAGGCATTCGCCCGGATCGAAGAGAACCTGGAGCAGTTTGCCATCCTCAACGACGAGATCAGGAACCCCCTCCAGGTCATCCAGGCCGTCATCGAGATGCATGCCGGCGACGAGAAGGAGATCGTGCTGGAGCAGGTCAGGCGCATCGACAGACTCGTGGACGACCTGGACGCCGGGTATATCGAGTCAGAAAAAGTGCGTGACTTCCTCAAAAAACACTACCACTTCGGAAAAAAGGAATGA
- a CDS encoding putative manganese-dependent inorganic diphosphatase, translating to MNKVYVIGHRHPDTDSICSAIGYAELLNREEAGKYVPARCGEVNPETGFVLERFGTEAPALIESVEPNVSDLPFTYPVSAHADIPTIEVVAMMDEHGVRNMPIVDDNGILLGLMSEHGLARAYVTRTKIEQLAITPIKLQTLAKILNAQILVPGPDLLEGRVYMAIDALHVSLSRLSPCDVAIVGDNEPAQLALISAGIAALILADNSPVGERVINAAKTRNVAVLSTALDAFGVGKMINLSLPAGMVMATDVPRVSMADPLEYVKDVVSNSKYRTACVVENDNRLLGMISRNTFVDDIRKSVILVDHNEFSQAVDGIEKADVLEIIDHHRLGAITTLKPIKFLNDPVGSTSTIITRMFIEKGVEPTEQTAGLLLSGVLSDTLALKMSTTTPEDEKVVDYLAGIAGVDPVAYGMELVQRGIELENVPLHDLLLRDTKHYNLFEKKVVIAQVTVPSFEFSTVHADEIKEKVNALRQETGSDFFLALFTNVFENGSDLFAAAEDGHLAKLGITEQPRRLPGVMSRKKDFLPQFGSMLRDL from the coding sequence ATGAACAAGGTCTATGTGATCGGGCACAGGCACCCTGATACCGACAGTATCTGCAGCGCCATAGGTTATGCCGAACTCCTGAACCGTGAGGAGGCAGGGAAGTATGTCCCTGCGCGGTGCGGCGAAGTCAATCCCGAGACGGGTTTTGTCCTTGAACGGTTCGGCACCGAGGCGCCGGCCCTGATCGAGAGCGTCGAGCCCAATGTCTCCGACCTGCCCTTCACCTATCCGGTCAGCGCCCATGCCGACATTCCGACGATCGAGGTCGTCGCCATGATGGACGAACACGGCGTGCGCAACATGCCGATCGTCGACGACAACGGCATCCTCCTCGGCCTTATGAGCGAACATGGCCTGGCCCGCGCCTATGTGACCCGGACGAAGATCGAGCAACTCGCCATCACGCCGATCAAACTCCAGACCCTGGCAAAGATCCTGAACGCCCAGATCCTCGTGCCCGGCCCGGACCTCCTGGAAGGGAGGGTGTACATGGCAATAGACGCCCTCCATGTCTCCCTCTCGCGGCTCTCGCCCTGTGACGTCGCCATCGTCGGGGACAACGAACCGGCCCAGCTCGCCCTGATCTCGGCCGGGATCGCCGCGCTCATCCTCGCCGACAATTCGCCGGTTGGCGAGCGCGTCATCAATGCCGCAAAGACGCGGAACGTCGCCGTCCTCTCGACCGCCCTCGATGCCTTCGGTGTCGGCAAGATGATTAATCTCTCCCTGCCGGCAGGTATGGTAATGGCGACCGACGTGCCGCGGGTGAGCATGGCCGACCCCCTCGAATACGTGAAGGACGTCGTCTCGAACTCCAAGTACAGGACGGCCTGCGTGGTCGAAAACGACAACCGCCTGCTCGGCATGATCTCGCGGAACACCTTCGTCGACGACATCCGCAAGTCGGTGATCCTTGTCGACCACAACGAGTTCTCGCAGGCGGTGGACGGTATCGAGAAGGCTGACGTGCTGGAGATCATCGACCACCACCGTCTCGGGGCGATCACCACCCTGAAACCGATAAAATTCCTGAATGATCCCGTGGGGTCGACCTCGACGATCATCACCAGGATGTTCATCGAGAAGGGGGTCGAACCGACCGAGCAGACGGCAGGCCTGCTGCTCTCGGGCGTCCTCTCCGACACCCTCGCCCTGAAGATGTCGACGACGACTCCCGAGGACGAAAAAGTCGTGGACTACCTGGCCGGCATCGCGGGCGTGGACCCGGTGGCCTATGGCATGGAACTTGTCCAGCGGGGGATAGAACTGGAAAATGTCCCCCTCCACGACCTTCTCCTCAGGGATACCAAGCACTACAACCTCTTTGAGAAGAAGGTGGTCATCGCGCAGGTGACCGTCCCCTCCTTCGAGTTCAGCACCGTGCATGCTGACGAGATCAAGGAGAAGGTCAACGCCCTCCGCCAGGAAACAGGGAGCGACTTTTTCCTCGCCCTCTTCACCAATGTCTTCGAGAACGGCAGCGACCTCTTTGCCGCGGCAGAGGATGGCCACCTGGCAAAACTGGGAATTACGGAGCAGCCCCGGCGGCTTCCGGGCGTGATGTCACGGAAGAAGGACTTCCTCCCGCAGTTCGGGAGCATGCTCCGGGACCTCTGA
- a CDS encoding flavin reductase family protein, which yields MKRSCGARPLLYPHPVLIVCTYDADGNPDAMTAAWGGICSSNPPSVAVSIQKVRMTYENIQQQKAFTVCIPSAVHVAAADYFGIESGRHADKIATAGLTAVRSDLVDAPYVAEFPVVLECRLTGSMEVGVHTQFIGEILDVKVDESVLGPDGVPDLTKVMPFVYDSAGRAYHAVGPEIAKAFSAGLALKK from the coding sequence ATGAAGAGATCCTGCGGCGCGCGGCCGCTTCTTTATCCTCATCCTGTACTGATCGTCTGCACCTATGATGCCGACGGCAACCCCGATGCCATGACCGCGGCATGGGGAGGGATCTGCTCGTCCAACCCGCCGTCGGTGGCTGTCTCGATCCAGAAAGTGCGGATGACCTACGAGAACATCCAGCAGCAGAAGGCGTTTACCGTCTGCATCCCGTCTGCCGTCCATGTCGCCGCGGCAGACTACTTCGGGATCGAGTCGGGGAGGCACGCCGACAAGATCGCGACGGCCGGACTGACCGCGGTCAGGAGCGACCTCGTCGATGCGCCCTATGTCGCTGAGTTCCCGGTCGTCCTTGAGTGCAGGCTCACCGGGAGCATGGAGGTCGGCGTCCATACCCAGTTCATCGGCGAGATACTGGACGTCAAGGTGGACGAGTCGGTGCTCGGGCCCGACGGCGTGCCTGACCTCACAAAGGTCATGCCTTTTGTCTACGACTCCGCGGGCCGTGCGTACCATGCCGTCGGCCCGGAGATAGCAAAGGCCTTCTCGGCAGGCCTTGCCCTGAAGAAGTGA
- a CDS encoding HEAT repeat domain-containing protein, protein MAADKQEYTPSDEENQESIDQEIADLILSLKDPNITVRWEAIGTLVDIGAGAVPQICEAVKDENKFVRWGAAEALGRIGDDRGVRPLITALKDRDKDVRWKAAISLGGMQAQEAVCPLIQTLHDDDPDVRWGAATALGEIGDHRAVEYLLDALKDRRDRDGRDGAIFALGELHDPRAVAPLIEALEDRNYEIRFEAAKALGKIGDQRAERPLINRIKDENWEVRLVAAEALVRVGGQDTTDVLLPLLTDDAPDVRRTAIEILGEIGGPAAVGPLVAVLRHDENCRYEAAEALGKIGDPGAFEPLQKIYEFCDPYVRVAVLNAMSVILLKMKSKTNAGQVNGQ, encoded by the coding sequence ATGGCAGCAGATAAACAGGAATACACCCCTTCTGACGAGGAAAACCAGGAATCGATCGATCAGGAGATCGCGGACCTGATCCTTTCCCTCAAAGACCCGAATATTACGGTCAGATGGGAGGCGATCGGGACTCTGGTCGATATCGGAGCCGGGGCTGTCCCGCAGATCTGTGAAGCCGTGAAGGATGAGAATAAATTCGTGCGCTGGGGTGCTGCCGAGGCTCTGGGACGTATTGGTGACGATCGAGGAGTCAGGCCCCTGATCACCGCGTTAAAGGACAGGGACAAGGATGTCAGGTGGAAGGCGGCGATCAGTCTCGGCGGCATGCAGGCACAGGAGGCGGTCTGCCCCCTGATCCAGACCCTGCACGACGATGACCCCGATGTCAGGTGGGGGGCCGCCACCGCCCTCGGCGAGATCGGCGATCACCGTGCCGTTGAATATCTCCTCGACGCCCTGAAGGACAGGCGGGACAGGGACGGGCGGGACGGCGCCATCTTCGCGCTCGGTGAACTCCATGACCCGCGGGCCGTGGCCCCCCTCATCGAGGCCCTCGAAGACCGCAACTACGAGATCAGGTTCGAGGCTGCGAAGGCCCTCGGCAAGATCGGAGACCAGAGAGCAGAAAGGCCTCTGATCAACCGTATCAAAGATGAAAACTGGGAGGTGCGCCTTGTCGCCGCCGAAGCGCTGGTCAGGGTCGGCGGGCAGGACACGACCGATGTCCTTCTGCCCCTCCTCACCGACGACGCCCCCGACGTCCGCCGGACCGCCATCGAGATCCTCGGCGAGATCGGGGGCCCAGCGGCCGTCGGCCCTCTTGTCGCCGTCCTCAGGCATGACGAAAATTGCCGCTACGAAGCCGCGGAGGCCCTCGGAAAGATCGGAGACCCCGGCGCCTTCGAGCCACTTCAGAAGATCTACGAGTTCTGCGACCCCTATGTCAGGGTCGCCGTCCTCAACGCGATGTCCGTGATCCTCTTAAAAATGAAAAGTAAAACGAACGCCGGCCAGGTCAACGGACAATAA
- a CDS encoding universal stress protein, with the protein MKILVLIDGSKWSHKGALHAVSIAKKKDADVLLLSVLDRREARTMAFNYCTQSDKCDIIGTYEQNIWQDMRRNIETELAAVWDFCHGEGCRCTTKIRDGDRREEIVREVRDGGYALVVMGAHGRSAKPSLGGTLSDIAGEIETPVLIVR; encoded by the coding sequence ATGAAAATTCTGGTATTAATCGACGGGTCGAAGTGGAGTCACAAAGGGGCACTCCATGCGGTTTCCATCGCCAAAAAGAAGGACGCTGACGTCCTCCTCCTCTCGGTCCTCGACAGGCGCGAGGCGCGGACGATGGCCTTCAACTATTGCACCCAGAGTGACAAGTGCGATATCATCGGGACCTATGAACAGAATATCTGGCAGGATATGCGCCGGAACATCGAGACCGAACTGGCCGCGGTCTGGGACTTCTGTCATGGCGAAGGGTGCCGGTGCACGACAAAGATCCGGGACGGCGACAGAAGAGAGGAGATCGTCAGGGAGGTCAGGGATGGCGGGTACGCGCTTGTGGTCATGGGAGCCCATGGCAGGAGTGCGAAACCCTCTCTTGGCGGTACCCTCAGCGATATTGCAGGAGAGATCGAGACTCCGGTCCTTATTGTCCGTTGA
- a CDS encoding ArsB/NhaD family transporter — MYAELIAIAVFLFTYALIIDERIHRAVAAMAGAAVIVFAHIVPWEKIPEYLDLGTIFLLMGMMIIVNTTRKSGLFEYIAIRTAKLAKGSPIRVLILFSLVTAVVSAFLDNVTTVLLLTPMLLYITTLMKLNPVPFLLSEIFASNIGGTATLIGDPPNIMIGSAAGLTFNDFLINMGPIAVVDFVVILLLLVLIFGRSMRIGEEERVGISQTIDALDERAAILDRSLFMKSVVTILLVVFLFFIHDKLGLEPAIVALTGAAFILFWSRVPPEEIFEKIEWPALFFFGGLFIVVGALVETGLISQLASFVVGHVDSTEEAMFIIAWFAAFASAIVDNIPLTATLIPLITDMGQTMDVYPLWWALSLGACLGGNGTAIGASANVVVIGIAERQGINISFVEFLKVGMVVLIVSVAVGLGILWLRYFW, encoded by the coding sequence ATGTATGCTGAACTGATTGCGATTGCCGTCTTCCTCTTCACGTATGCCCTGATCATCGACGAGCGTATCCACCGCGCGGTTGCGGCGATGGCCGGGGCCGCCGTCATCGTCTTTGCCCATATTGTTCCCTGGGAGAAGATCCCCGAGTATCTCGACCTCGGGACGATCTTCCTCCTGATGGGCATGATGATCATCGTGAACACCACGCGCAAGAGCGGTCTCTTTGAATATATTGCAATACGGACTGCGAAACTCGCGAAAGGCAGCCCCATCAGGGTCCTGATCCTCTTCTCCCTGGTGACCGCAGTTGTCTCGGCGTTCCTTGACAACGTGACGACCGTCCTCCTCCTCACCCCCATGCTCCTCTACATCACGACGCTGATGAAACTGAACCCTGTGCCCTTCCTCCTCTCCGAGATCTTCGCATCGAATATCGGGGGGACTGCGACCCTCATCGGCGACCCGCCGAATATCATGATCGGGTCTGCCGCAGGCCTCACCTTCAACGACTTCCTCATCAACATGGGGCCTATCGCGGTCGTCGACTTCGTCGTCATCCTCCTCCTTCTCGTCCTGATCTTCGGGAGGTCGATGCGGATCGGCGAGGAGGAGAGGGTCGGGATCAGCCAGACCATCGACGCCCTTGACGAGCGTGCGGCGATCCTGGACCGGTCTCTCTTCATGAAGTCTGTCGTCACGATCCTGCTCGTGGTCTTCCTCTTCTTCATCCACGATAAACTCGGGCTCGAACCGGCGATCGTCGCGCTGACCGGCGCTGCGTTTATCCTCTTCTGGAGTCGCGTGCCTCCCGAGGAGATCTTCGAGAAGATCGAGTGGCCCGCGCTCTTCTTCTTCGGCGGCCTCTTCATCGTGGTCGGTGCCCTGGTGGAGACCGGTCTCATCTCGCAGCTCGCCTCCTTCGTGGTCGGCCATGTCGACTCGACGGAAGAGGCGATGTTTATCATCGCCTGGTTTGCGGCCTTCGCCTCGGCGATCGTGGACAATATCCCCCTGACCGCAACCCTCATCCCCCTGATCACCGACATGGGGCAGACGATGGACGTGTACCCCCTCTGGTGGGCCCTCTCCCTCGGAGCATGTCTCGGCGGCAACGGGACCGCGATCGGCGCCTCGGCGAACGTCGTCGTCATCGGGATCGCCGAGCGGCAAGGCATAAATATCAGCTTTGTCGAGTTCCTAAAGGTAGGGATGGTCGTTCTTATCGTCAGCGTGGCGGTCGGCCTTGGAATCCTATGGTTGCGGTATTTCTGGTGA
- a CDS encoding ArsB/NhaD family transporter translates to MNAEIIAIAVFIITYALIIDERIHRAVAAMAGAAVIVFAHIVPWEKIPEYLDLGTIFLLMGMMIIVNTARKSGLFEYIAIRTAKLAKGSPMRVLILFSLVTAVVSAFLDNVTTVLLLTPMLLYIAKLMKLNPVPFLVSEIFASNVGGAATLIGDPPNIMIASAAGLTFNEFLMNMGPVVVVDMVIMLVMLYLIYGRTLRVKPDEQETIASTIDALDERAAILDRSLFMKSVVTILLVVFLFFIHAQLELEPAIIALTGAAIILIWSRVPPEEIFEKIEWPALFFFGGLFIVVGALVETGLISQLASFVIGHVDSTTEAMIIIAWFAAFASAIVDNIPLTATLIPLITEMGQTMDVYPLWWALSLGACLGGNGTAIAASANVVVIGIAEREGVSITFMDFLKMGMLVLVITVAAGLGVLLLMYG, encoded by the coding sequence ATGAACGCAGAAATCATCGCAATAGCAGTATTCATCATTACGTACGCACTGATCATCGACGAGCGCATCCACCGCGCGGTTGCGGCGATGGCCGGTGCCGCCGTCATCGTCTTTGCCCATATCGTTCCCTGGGAGAAGATCCCGGAGTATCTCGACCTCGGGACGATCTTCCTCCTGATGGGCATGATGATCATCGTGAACACCGCACGAAAGAGCGGTCTCTTTGAATACATCGCAATACGGACAGCGAAACTGGCGAAAGGCAGCCCGATGAGAGTCCTGATCCTCTTCTCTCTCGTGACCGCAGTCGTCTCGGCGTTCCTTGACAACGTGACGACCGTCCTCCTCCTCACTCCCATGCTCCTCTATATCGCCAAATTGATGAAACTCAACCCTGTGCCTTTCCTGGTCTCCGAGATCTTCGCCTCCAATGTCGGCGGCGCGGCGACCCTCATCGGCGACCCCCCGAACATCATGATCGCCTCCGCGGCAGGCCTCACCTTCAACGAGTTTCTCATGAACATGGGGCCGGTCGTCGTGGTCGACATGGTGATCATGCTCGTCATGCTCTACCTCATCTACGGCCGCACCCTCAGGGTGAAACCCGATGAGCAGGAGACGATCGCCAGTACCATCGACGCCCTTGACGAGCGTGCGGCGATCCTGGACCGGTCTCTCTTCATGAAGTCTGTCGTCACGATCCTGCTCGTGGTCTTCCTCTTCTTCATCCATGCCCAGCTCGAACTCGAACCGGCGATCATCGCCCTGACAGGCGCCGCGATCATCCTCATCTGGAGCCGTGTTCCCCCGGAGGAGATCTTCGAGAAGATCGAGTGGCCCGCGCTCTTCTTCTTCGGCGGCCTCTTCATCGTGGTCGGCGCCCTGGTGGAGACCGGGCTCATCTCGCAGCTCGCCTCCTTCGTCATCGGCCATGTCGACTCCACGACAGAGGCGATGATCATCATCGCCTGGTTTGCAGCCTTCGCCTCGGCGATCGTGGACAACATCCCCCTGACCGCGACTCTCATCCCCCTGATCACCGAGATGGGGCAGACGATGGACGTGTACCCCCTCTGGTGGGCCCTCTCCCTTGGCGCATGCCTGGGAGGCAACGGAACCGCCATCGCCGCCTCTGCAAACGTCGTTGTCATCGGGATCGCCGAGCGCGAGGGTGTCTCCATCACCTTCATGGACTTCCTGAAGATGGGGATGCTCGTCCTCGTCATCACCGTGGCCGCGGGCCTCGGCGTCCTCCTCCTGATGTACGGCTGA
- a CDS encoding universal stress protein: MGYFTSLLQRKFKDVAGTRYEAVAREYREFLLTEEEMVVPEVSSILMPLDYFVKEIPPALYETLSSYEGAKVTLVYIIDMEVIRIVEDSLDEKAIAEFRRKRESFGEDLLNRAIASLEGAGLSVTSRMFAGKKFDNILELMQESDLIAVSKTYGTQTTEIAPLSSVTLRLAQMANIPIIVY, translated from the coding sequence ATGGGGTATTTCACTTCATTATTGCAGCGCAAGTTCAAGGACGTGGCCGGGACACGATATGAAGCGGTCGCCAGGGAGTACAGGGAGTTCCTCCTCACCGAGGAGGAGATGGTCGTCCCTGAGGTCTCGTCCATCCTCATGCCTCTGGATTATTTCGTGAAGGAGATCCCGCCCGCCCTGTACGAGACTCTTTCGAGTTATGAAGGCGCGAAGGTCACCCTTGTCTATATCATCGACATGGAGGTGATCAGGATCGTCGAGGACAGCCTTGACGAGAAGGCGATCGCCGAGTTCAGGCGGAAAAGGGAGTCTTTCGGGGAAGACCTGCTCAACCGTGCGATCGCGTCTCTCGAAGGCGCCGGCCTCTCGGTGACGAGCAGGATGTTTGCCGGGAAGAAGTTCGACAATATTCTTGAACTGATGCAGGAATCCGACCTCATCGCTGTTTCGAAGACGTACGGCACGCAGACCACCGAGATCGCACCGCTCAGTTCGGTCACTCTCAGACTCGCCCAGATGGCGAACATCCCGATCATCGTCTACTGA
- a CDS encoding archaemetzincin family Zn-dependent metalloprotease, with product MGVTIIWDHQVPSGLQLPTARRIEMILGMPVDNAAAEALINGYHPERNQYDAGAVLGRLLFMKKMGEYAGPALLVVTHDLFVGDCDFVFGLARPQTGCAVLSIARLGNGFYGRTDDFDDLADRAAKEGAHEIGHLFGLDHCQDPECVMFKPATLSELDRKKMTLCSVCREKLDRPVAW from the coding sequence ATGGGTGTCACGATTATATGGGATCATCAGGTGCCCTCAGGCCTCCAGTTGCCGACGGCCAGGCGCATCGAGATGATCCTCGGCATGCCGGTCGATAACGCCGCTGCCGAGGCCCTGATCAACGGTTACCACCCTGAAAGAAACCAGTACGACGCTGGCGCCGTCCTCGGCCGTCTCCTGTTCATGAAAAAGATGGGAGAATATGCCGGTCCCGCACTCCTTGTCGTCACCCATGACCTCTTTGTCGGCGACTGCGATTTCGTCTTCGGCCTTGCCCGTCCCCAGACCGGGTGTGCCGTCCTTTCTATTGCCCGGTTGGGCAACGGGTTCTACGGGAGGACAGATGACTTCGACGACCTCGCCGACAGGGCGGCAAAGGAAGGCGCCCACGAGATCGGCCACCTCTTCGGGCTCGACCACTGCCAGGACCCCGAGTGCGTCATGTTCAAACCTGCCACCCTCTCCGAACTCGACAGGAAGAAAATGACGCTCTGTTCTGTTTGCCGGGAGAAACTGGACCGGCCCGTAGCCTGGTAG
- a CDS encoding UPF0146 family protein — protein MACEYKRIESLIGAYLSKNYRDVIEIGIGRNTDVAAACARAGLRVRATDIRQIPPVESVEGRVDDVFDPDFPWYRGADLIYAVRPGVEMVPSMIDLARAVGCDLIVYHLGNEIYLDGGEAIDCGVVLHRYVRA, from the coding sequence GTGGCATGTGAGTATAAACGTATTGAATCCTTAATCGGCGCCTATCTCTCGAAAAATTACCGGGATGTCATCGAGATCGGGATCGGCAGGAACACCGATGTCGCCGCGGCCTGCGCACGGGCGGGCCTCCGGGTCAGGGCGACGGACATCAGGCAGATCCCGCCTGTCGAGAGCGTGGAGGGCCGGGTGGACGATGTCTTCGACCCCGACTTCCCCTGGTACAGGGGGGCCGACCTCATCTATGCGGTGCGGCCGGGCGTGGAGATGGTGCCGTCGATGATCGACCTTGCCCGGGCAGTCGGCTGCGACCTTATCGTCTACCACCTGGGCAACGAGATCTACCTGGACGGCGGGGAGGCCATCGACTGCGGCGTGGTCCTTCACAGGTACGTGCGGGCCTGA